A portion of the Macrobrachium nipponense isolate FS-2020 chromosome 12, ASM1510439v2, whole genome shotgun sequence genome contains these proteins:
- the LOC135225119 gene encoding zinc finger MYM-type protein 6-like has protein sequence MTSPAKKKCRQYSVEYLAFGFIESPQNTTMPMCLLCMTSLSNESMRLSKLKKHLETAHKDKKDKPLDFFKKLRDEFQGRMTVNHMFTQKVAKVDRGMLASYKIANLIAKAGKPHTIGESLIMPAVAVVLSTVMNQSPQEVTSVIPLSNSSVSRRIDEMAADVENQLISKLQVNDFSLQLDESTLPDNSALLMAFVRFLDVDEICQEMLFALKLTTDTKGESIFKKLEVYFEENNIPLKNIMACATDGAAAMIGRYRGFSAYLNKAVPNVVCVHCVVHRQHLVAKNLVGRLHEALGHVIKAVNLIKSSALKDRLFQQLCEKNNEEFETCVAHRSQEAITTFKGKLKLFWLNLGRREFAQFPSLAVISTDLLDDDLAVYVDHLKQLHNDMDTRFSDLLQMTVPHWFVDPFIADVSEVDVTLQESLIELQNKHNSSSKGSSVEDTRSCG, from the exons aTGACCAGTCCAGCTAAGAAAAAATGCAGACAGTATTCTGTCGAATATCTTGCTTTTGGATTCATTGAATCTCCACAAAATACTACGATGCCTATGTGCCTGCTGTGTATGACCTCACTCTcaaatgaaagtatgcgtctCAGCAAACTGAAAAAGCATCTGGAGACTGCACATAAAGACAAGAAAGACAAGCCGCTAGATTTCTTCAAGAAATTACGTGATGAGTTCCAAGGAAGGATGACAGTGAATCATATGTTTACCCAAAAAGTGGCAAAAGTAGACAGAGGGATGTTGGCTTCTTACAAGATAGCAAATTTGATTGCAAAAGCAGGTAAGCCTCATACTATCGGTGAATCTCTGATCATGCCGGCAGTGGCTGTAGTGCTTTCAACAGTCATGAATCAGAGTCCACAAGAGGTAACTAGTGTTATTCCTCTGAGCAACTCCTCAGTATCACGCCGTATTGATGAGATGGCAGCTGATGTTGAAAACCAATTAATCTCAAAACTGCAGGTGAATGATTTCTCGCTTCAACTCGACGAATCAACTTTACCTGATAATTCTGCTCTTTTGATGGCATTTGTGAGGTTTCTTGATGTAGATGAAATATGTCAAGAAATGCTTTTCGCATTGAAATTAACGACTGACACTAAAGGAGAATCCATCTTCAAAAAACTTGAGGTCTATTTTGAGGAGAACAACATTCCACTCAAGAACATTATGGCTTGTGCAACAGATGGCGCTGCTGCTATGATAGGAAGGTATCGGGGATTCAGTGCTTACCTAAATAAAGCTGTTCCTAATGTCGTTTGTGTGCACTGTGTTGTTCACCGGCAGCACCTGGTTGCCAAAAACCTAGTAGGACGTCTTCATGAAGCACTTGGGCATGTTATCAAGGCTGTCAACTTGATAAAAAGTAGTGCACTGAAAGATCGCCTCTTTCAGCAATTATGTGAAAAGAACAATGAAGAATTTGAAACTTGTGTTGCACACAGAAGTCAG GAGGCAATTACTACATTTAAAGGGAAACTCAAGCTGTTCTGGTTGAACCTTGGAAGACGAGAGTTTGCACAGTTTCCTTCCTTAGCAGTTATATCCACCGATCTGCTTGATGATGACCTAGCAGTGTATGTTGACCATCTGAAGCAGTTGCATAATGATATGGACACTCGCTTCTCTGACCTACTCCAAATGACTGTGCCACACTGGTTTGTGGATCCCTTCATTGCTGATGTATCTGAAGTTGATGTCACCCTACAAGAAAGTCTCATTGAACTTCAGAATAAACACAACAGCTCAAGCAAAGGTTCAAGCGTGGAGGACACCAGAAGCTGTGGATGA